A window of Verrucomicrobiia bacterium genomic DNA:
GTCGTGCCGCGGCGCGGAGGTGGTGAGTTCGACCTTCGACGAACCCCCGGAGCGCCATGTCCAGGTGGCCGAGATGGTGATCGAGAAGGCCAAGCGCATGGTCGAGCACAAGAAGGACGTGATGATCCTGCTCGACTCCATCACCCGCCTGGCCCGCGCCTACAACACCGTCCAGCCCCACTCGGGAAAGATCCTCTCCGGCGGCGTCGATGCGAATGCCCTCCACAAGCCGAAACGGTTTTTCGGGGCCGCTCGCAACATCGAGGAGGGCGGCTCCCTGACGATCATGGCCACGGCCCTGGTGGACACCGGCAGCCGCATGGACGAAGTCATTTTCGAGGAGTTCAAGGGCACCGGCAATATGGAGGTCCATTTGGACCGGGCCCTGGTGGACCGCCGCATCTTCCCTTCGATCAACATCGAACGTTCCGGCACCCGCAAGGAGGAGCTGCTGTACCATCCGGACGAGTATCAGCGGGTCTCGGTGCTGCGTCGGGCGTTGGTCGGGGTGCCCCCCGTCGAGGCCATGGAGCTGCTGCTCGGCAAGCTCAGGAAGACGCCGAACAACATCATGTTCCTCCTGAGCATGGCCATGAACTCCTGACTTTCCGCAGCGTTGCCTCGGAGGGCCGGGTTCCACGAGGCCGCGGGGGAGTGGTGCACGGGCGTGCGGACTCGCGAAGCTGTGGGGCTCGATATTGCCAGCGGGTGTTCGGAGCGCGGACAGCCTTGTCCGCGGGGTGCGGGTCGGAGGGGGGGAGTGCGGAAGGGCGGACAGGTGGGATCCGGCCAGGATTGGCACCGGGGGATCTGGGGCAACTCGTCGGGGAAGGGTGGGGTCAAGGGTGCTTGCGTCAACAGGAAGGGGCAGGGCGGACAAGGCTGTCCGCGCTCCTGCATGGGGAGGGGGCAGGATGAGGGGATGCGTGGGGTGGAGGATGGGAGGCGCGTGGGGCAGGCGGACAAGGCTGTCCGTGCTCCTGCATGGGGAGGCACTCCGAGTGGCACCGCTTCGGCCAATGGGGGAGGTTTTCCCTCTCTCACTTCCTTTGCATTCGGCATTGGGCCGGTTAATTTCCCGGCCTCGTGCGCTCGTCTGCCGACCTCCACCCAACCGGCGTGTCCCGATTTTCAGGCCGCCTGGGTCTCCACGCCGTCCTGGTGCTTTTCACCGTTGTCCTAACCGCGTGTCGTCGTGACGACATTGCGGTGTATGAGGCCCCCAAAGACCAACCCCTGCCGGCAGCCGCTCAGGCTTCGCCCCACGGCTCTTCCATGAGTCGCCTGGCGGAGGCCCTTCCTCCCCAACCGGGGCTCCGCTGGCAGACGTTGCCGGAAGGCTGGGTTTCCCACGGCGCGGAGGGCCTCCGGGTGGCGAACTTCACCATTTCGGGATCGGATGACCGCCGCGCGGAGCTGGCGGTGATTCCCCTGCCCGGGACTGGGGGAACGGACGTGGATCTGGTCAATCTCTGGCGGGGTCAGCTCAGCCTGGCACCCATCGGGCCCGAGGCCCTGCCGGCCCACACCGACGAGACCGAGATCGCGGGCCAACCCATCAAGCTGTTCAACATCGTGGGTTCGGAGTCGTACGACACGGAGGCCCAAGGGCATCAGATTCTCGTGGCGGCCCTGCGCCGGGACGGTTTCACCTGGTTCTTCAAGCTGGCGGGGGATGCTCCCGTGGTGGAGGCCCAGCGCCAGCCCCTGAAAGCGTTCCTGGGACAGGTCGAGTTCACCGCCCCTTCGGCGGAGGCAGGGAGCCGGGGCGTTCCTGTCTCTACAGCGGGCGCCACCGGTCGGCCCCCTTCCGCCCGGTGGCAGGTGCCCGGGGCCTGGGAAGCGACCGAACCCACCGCCATGGTCCACAGCAAATGGCTCGCCCCGGGCGGCTCCGCCACCTCTCCGGTGGAAATCACCGTGAGCGTCCTGCCGGGCGACGCCGGAGGGCTGGTTCCCAATCTGAACCGGTGGCGCAGCCAGGTGGGGCTCCCGCCGGCGCCAGACGGCGAACTGGCGGCGTTGTCGGACAACCTCGAAGTCCTGGGAGGGAAGGGCACCCTTGTGGATTTCAACGGGTCGAGTCCCGAGCATGGAACCCCCTTGCGCATGGTCGCGGCGGTTGTGAAGCGCGACGGCCACAGCTGGTACTACAAGTTGATGGGGCCCCCTGAGGCGGTGGGAGCCCAACGGGATGCCTTTGTCAGCTTCGTTCAAACCGCCCAATACTCCCGCGGCTCATGATGCAAGCCTTCCTCAAGTCGTTCGCCTCGCTCCGCCTGACCCTGGTCCTGCTGGTTCTGAGTGTGATTCTGGTCTTTTTCGGGACCATGGCCCAGGAACCCCTGGGGCTGTACATCGCCCAGTCGCGGTTTTTCCAGAGCGTGTTCGTGGACGGCGCCTCGATGTGGGCTTCGATCAAGAAGACGCTTCAGATGATGGGTGTGTACCTGCCGCCCTCGACGGCGGCGGACGTTCTTCACGCCCGATATTTCCCGGTGTTTCCCGGAGGCTACCTGCTGGGCTCCCTGCTGCTGATCAATCTGATCGCCGCTCACAGCGTGCGGTTCCGGTTCACCCGCAAGAAGGCCGGCATCATGCTCGTGCACAGCGGCTTGATCCTCCTGCTCCTGGGCCAGTTCTTCACCGAGGTCCTGGCCCGCGAAAGTGCCATGCGCCTCACCGAGGGTCAGACCAAGGCCTACTCCGAGGCGGATCGCCGCAGTGAACTGGCCATTGTCGAATCGCTGGGTTCGGACCGCGACCGGGTGGTGGCCATCCCCGATTCGAAGCTCGCGACGGGCGCGAGTTTTCAGAAGCCGGAACTGCCCTTCCGGCTGCGCGTGGTCCGCTACTACCCCAATTCCATGCTGACCAACCGCGTGGCGGTTCCGAACGCACCCCCGGTCACCGATGGGCCGGGGACGCGCTTTGCCCCGTTGGAACTCCCCCGGGTGACCGCCATGGACATGCGCGACGTACCCAGCGCCGTGGTGGAGTTGATCGGTGCGCAGGGTCCCATTGGCTCATACCTGCTCACCGAGTACTTCGAACGGCCGCAAACCGTCACCGTGGATGGACGCACATTCGACCTGAGCCTCCGTCTGCGTCGGATCTACAAGGACTTCAGTCTCAGCCTCATCAAGTTCCGGCACGACAAGTACAAGGGGACGGAGATCCCCAAGAACTTCTCCAGCCAGGTGCGCCTGGTGAACCCCAGCACCGGCGAGGATCGGGAAGTGTTGATCTATATGAACAACCCGCTGCGGTACCAGGGACTGACTTTTTACCAGGCCAGCTTTGACCGCCTGGACGACCGGGTGACCATCCTGCAGGTGGTTCGCAACCCCGCCTGGCTGACCCCGTATCTGGCGTGTGTGCTGGTCGGGTTGGGCCTGATCCTGCAATTCGGCATCCACCTGGTGGCGTTCCTGCGCAAGCCCCCCGCGCCCGCCACGCCTGCCGCATCGTAGGGTCCATGCTGAAGCCCTGGGAGCCCGCCTGAGGCTTCCTGCGGGCTGACGTCACCGCCGCCCTCATCAACGGGAGTCGTCCCCAACTCAACAGACCGGGACCCGAAAGGGCTCCGTCGAGGGCTCCGTCGCGCCCTCCCGTATTCCCTACGCCATGCGCATCGGCATGATGACGTAGAGGAAGGGACTGTTGGTCTTCACCACGCCGGGGCTGAGATCGTCGCTGATCTCGATGTACACTTCATCGGAATCGAGCGCCTTGAGGGGATCCATCAGATAGACCGGATTGAAGGCGATAGCGATATCGGCGCCCGCATAGTTGATGGCGAGGCTTTCGCGGCCTTCCCCGACCTCCGGGGTGTTGGCGGTGATCGCGAGGTTGTTCCTGGTGAAGCTGAGTTTGACCGAGTTCGTTTTGTCGCTGGTCATGATCTCGGCCCGGCGCAGGGCCTGGAGAAGTTCCTCGCGGATCACCGGCACCCTTTCCTTGAACTCCGTGGGGATGACCTGCCGGTAGTTGGGGTAGGTGCCCTCAACCAGTTTGGAGACGATCCGGACGGCCGGATGCTTGTCCCCCTTCAGCTCGTAAGCCACCTGGTTGTCCGTGTAGCGGATCGAAACATCGCCGGAAGGTTGGAGGAGCCGGCTCAGTTCGTTGATCGCCTTGGTGGGCACGATGAAGTCGCCATGGCTTTCCGGCTCCACTTCCACCTCCTCCTCGACCAGAGCTAACCGCCGCCCATCCGTGGAAACCAGGGTGACGCGATGCTCCTTGAAGCTGTGGAAGATGCCGTTCAACACGTATCGGCTCTCATCCGTCGAGATCGCGAAGGAGGTCTTCTTCAGCATCCCCCGAAGCTTCTCCTGGGGCAGGGATACATGTTTCTTGTCGGCAAACTCGGGAATCGGGGGGAAATCCTGGGCGGCGAGCCCGTTGATCCGGTAATAGGAATTGCCTGCGGAGAGGGTGCTCAGGTTGTGCTCGTCCGTTTCGAGGTCGATCTCGAGCTGCCCCAGTTCCCGGCAGATGCCAAAGAACTTCTTCACCGGGATCGTCGTGCCCCCCGGCCGCTGCACGCGCGCTTCCACCGAGCACGAGATGGTGACATCCAGGTCTGTCGCGGTCAGCTCCAGCCGGTTGTCGTCCGCCTTGAGCAGCACATTCGAGAGGATCGGCAGGGTGGTCCGTGTCCCGACCACGTTCTGCACCGCCTGGAGCCCTTGCAGGATATGCTCCTTGCCGATCGACAGTTTCATCGTCGGCTTAATAGTAGGAACCATGCAATATGGAAAGCACCATATTAAGGGCTGTGGATAAGGCCAACAACTGTCTGTTGGGGTTGCCAGCAGGGTGGGAAAACGGCGGCGCCGACTCGGAATAACCCTGGGAACGACTCGGACAAACCGGTGCCGATGGGCAGAAGTGGGTCCGGGAAACAGGGTCTCAGGGAGTTATTCACGGGAAAGGCCGGGGTGGAAGCGAGGCTTGGCTGGTGGCCCGAAGGGTCGTGAGGGCGTTCCGGGGGCTATTGGGCGGTGGCTTGGGCAAGGATGGAGGGCAGGACGGCAGCGACACTATCGATATCGGTGGCGGTGGTATCCCGGCCAAGCGAGAACCTGACCAAGGCGGCGGCGCGGGGACGGGGAACGCCCATGGCCAGGAGCACATGCGAGGGCTCCAGCGAGCCCACGGAGCACGCGGAACCGCTGGAGGCACAGATCCCGACCAAGTCCATGGCCGCCAGGAGCGCAAGGCTGTCCGTACCCTCCACGGTGAACGCCAGCGTGTTCGCCAATGCAGCCCCGGGAGGGGTGTGGAGGGTGACCCCGGGAAGAGGCCGAAGGGCGGCAGCAAGACGGCTGGAAAGCGGGCCGAGCCGGGATGGGTTGAAGACGGGATCGGGGACGAATCGCTCGATGGCCTCAGCCATGCCGAGAATGGCGGGCAGGTTTTCGGTCCCGGCGCGGCGCTCATATTCGTGGGCACCTCCCAGAAGTTGAGGTTCCAGAGACCGTGGGGAACGGCAGTAGAGCAGCCCGGCGCCTCTTGGTCCGTGGAGCTTGTGGGCACAGAGGGTCACCAGATCGGCTTCCAACGCTTCCAGGCCGTGCCAGGGAAGCTTTCCGAAGGACTGGACGGCGTCGGTGTGGAACGGAATTCCATGCTGGCGGCAGAGACGGCCGATTTCAGAGACGGGCTGCAGGACGCCGGTCTCGTTGTTGGCCGTCATCACCGATACCAGGGCGGTGTCGGGACGCAGCGCGGCGGCCACCGATGCCGGATCGACCCTGCCGGCCGCATCGACGGGAAGCAGCGTCAGGGAACACGCCTCCTGGCGCGCCAGGTGGTGGAAGGTGTGGAGGACGGCAGGATGTTCCGTGGGGGAACAGATCAGGTGGGGAGGGCGGGTACGCGCCAGCGGGCGCACCGTGCCAAAGATCGCCAGGTTGTTCGCCTCCGTGCCGCCACTGGTGAAGACCAGTTCGGAAGGCTTGCAGCCAAGGACCACGGCGATGCGGTCGCGTGCGTCGTCGAGCAGGGCCCGGGCGTGGCGCCCGACGTGGTGGATGCTGGAAGGATTGCCCCAGGCGAGGTCCAAGCCCGTCAGGACCGCCTCCCGGACAGCCGGGTCGAGAGGCGTGGTGGCGTTGTAATCGAGATAGATGGAGGGGCGGGACGGCGAGGCCACAGGCGGCGGGAGCGGGGCTTACGGGGTCGCCGCAGTGGGTTGGCCGCAAAACCGTTGAAAGGCGCCACCGAGGAGTTCCCCGACATCGCGACGGATCTCCGTCTCGGAGGCCCACCATCCGGAGGCCGCCAGGTCGGAGTACTTGCGGGCCAGGGCGTCGGCGAGGATCTGCCGGCTGTGTTCCCACTTGTAGATCACCTGGTCCAGAACCCGGGCGTCGGAATGCTGCGGGGTGAAGCTCAGGCCCAGCAGTTCGAGGCGCATCGACGTCATTTCCCCGATGGTCTCCGGGATGTTGGTGAACCACCAGCAGCCGAAGACGTGGAGATTGCGGAACTTCCGTGCCAGCACCACGAGTTCGTGCTGGTTTTCGCGGGAGAGAACGGTGGTGAGGAACCGGACGTCCGGATGGGCGGAGCAGAGGTTCTCGAGGGCGGTGAGGTCGCTCCGGCCGACACCGTCGCCGGCGAGTTGGAGCGCGGGATTGACGGCGCGCTTGACGCCCAGCATCAGGGCGAACGGCAGGCCGGACTCGCGGCAGAACGGCAGAACCACCTGGTCGATCAGCGTCGCTGTGGCGTCGTTGTGGGGATAGCGGAAGTCCGGGGGAAGGGAGACCATGACGTACCGGGCGGCCATCCGGCGGGTCCAGTCCGCCAGGAAACGACGGGCGCCATCGAACGCCTTGGCGTCCAGAGTGGCCTGCTCCAGGTAACCCCAGTGGCGAAGCTGCTCGGCGGCGGAAGGCCAGGCGACGAGCAGGGGATCGATGCGCAACGCGGCCACGAAGCGGGGATCGCGGGGAAAGGACGCCTCCCAAACCGGACGTTCGAGCGGATCGAACGGGGAGTTGGTCATGTAGATCTGCCGGACCCGGGCGAGGTCGAGGCAGCGGGTGACGTAGTCGCCGACTTTCCAGTCGGCAAACCAGCGTCGGAGAGCGGGCAGATCGTTCTTGCGGGGCTCGATGCCGAGGCGGTGCAGGATGGTGAGGACGCCGCGGGCCGCTTCGGACAAGGGCGACCGGTCGGCGAAGAGGACCTTCCAGACCAGGTCGGCCTGTTCGGTTTTGGAGAGGCGCCAGAAGGCATCGTAGGGGAGTTCCAGGTAGCGAAATGCCTCGGCCACCAGGTAGTGATAAACGAGCAGATCATCGATGCCCCAAAGCAGCAGGGCCTCAAAGGCCGGATCATAGAGGTGGGTGTGGATATCGATCACCGGGGCTTCCAGCACAACGCGGCGGACCGTCGATTCGAGGAGAAGGCGGGCAGGGGCATCGGAAGCGGCGGAGGCCATGCCTCGATGTACCCGTTGCCCCGGGGGATCGCGAAGCCAAAAAGCCGCTCGGGAACAAGGAGCGCAGTCAAAGGATGTTGTGCCCGGCAATTCCAAAATGCGGGGCCGCCGTCAGGAGACGCAAATCGTTCGAATAGACCCGCGCACAGCCCGCTTCGGCGGCGCAGGCGAGATGGATTGCATCCGCCGCGCGGACGGCGAGGGTCGAGGGCAACCTGGCATACGTTGCCGAAAGCCGTTGGATCACCGCCGGCGACAGGGCAAGCCAACGGAAAGCGCCCGCCGACGAGTCACGATCCAATTCCGAGAGCAACGTTTTCATGTCTGCCTCCAAAAGCGCTCCCTCCCTGAGCTTGCGATGGAACGCCGCCACGATTTCGGCCCTGCCATGGAGGCAGCAGGCAATCTGGCCCGTACCGGCTAGCGCCCGCACCTCCTCCCAGCCCGGGTCCCGCGTGTAGAGCCGTACGAGGTAGCTCGTGTCGAAATAGAGCATCAGGCGGGGTCCTCCCGATCCTCCGAGATGATCCGGGTTACATCGGGTCCCAAGCCGGCCTTGCCGCTCTGGTCGAAGCGGCGAAACGCCTCGGAAGCCTTGCGATCGGCGAAATAGGGAAGGCCAGCTTCCTCAGGTTCCGGGACAATTCTGGCAATGGGGCGGCCGTTGTCCGTGACCACGATCTGTCCGCAACGGGAAGCCTCTCGCACCCATTCGCCGGTCCTGGCGTGCAGCTCGCGGAGGGTCACGGTCTTCATGTGTCACACCGTGACACACACGGCGTGGGCGCGTCAATGAAGGCATCGAGCGCCTCCCGCCCAATACTGGAGGGCGAAGGGATTTGCGGACCCGATGTGGGCTCTGTGCCCCCTGCCATTCGGGGTTCCGGCGTCCGCCGTGCCCCGCCTCCCACCTCAAATCCACCGGTTCCAGGAAACCGGGTAGGGATCAGGCGGTGGCCTCTCCGACCTGCCAGCGGTGGAAGCGGCGGATGCTCAATGTGTCATCGAGCTGTTTGGCGACGCCCTCGAGGTGCTGCTGAACGGTTTGGTCCGGGTTCTTCACGAACGCCTGTTCGAGGAGGCAGACGGACTGGTAATACTTGTCGATGACGCCCTGGAGGATCTTCTCCATGGCCTGGGCGGGCTTGCCCTTGAGGCGGTCGGATTGCGCGGCAATGTCCCGCTCCTTCGCCACGACGTCGGCTGGAACGCCGGAGCGGTCCACCGCGGTCGGATGGGCGGCGGCGATCTGGAGGGTGATGTCCTTGACGAGCTGCTTGAAGGGTTCCTGGGAGACGGTGGCATCCTTGCCGCAACCGACTTCGAGGAGGACGCCGACCTTGGCGCCTGTATGGATGTAGGCGGCAATGAGGCCGGGACCGGTCAGGTCGAGGCGGGTATGGCGGGCGATGAGGATGTTTTCCCCGATCTTGGCGACGGCGGCAACGCGCTGGGCCTCGAGATCCGGGGCGGTTTCCGCGACCAAGGAACGGGCAACCTCCTCGCAGAAGGCGCGGAAGGTATCGTTCTTGGCGACGAAGTCTGTTTCGCAGTTGATCTCGGCGAGCACGCCGGACCGGCCATCGGGCGTGAGATACTGGGCGATGACACCTTCCCGGGCGTCGCGACCCGCCTTCTTGGCGGCCTGGGCGATGCCGCGTTTGCGGAGGATTTCGACGGCGGCATCGAGATCCCCGACGGCTTCGGTGAGGGCCTTCTTGCAGTCCATGAGGCCGGCATTGGTCATTTCGCGGAGTTTGCCAACGGCGGCGGCAGTGATTTCAGCCATATCGATGGGGGATGAATTGTCCTGAGGCGGCTCCGGAGGATTGCCCGGGAGAGCCACGCATCGGAGCGGTTATGGAGCGGTTATGGAGGGTTCAGGCCACGGCCGGCGAAGCGGGTTGCTCGGCAACGGGGGCGGCGACGGGCGAGGGCAACGAGGAAGCGGATTCCGCAGGGGGCGGAGTGGCCTCCGGGGCGGCGGGAGTGTCGGGTTGGGGAGGGGTCGCGGCCGGTGCGGCGGCCTCGGTGGAGTCGAGGGTCTTGCGACGGGCGTACTTGGCCTCGAACTCGGCGCGTCCGCGGGCGATGGCCTGGGTGAGCGTGTTCAGAATGAGGCGGACCGACCGAATGGCGTCGTCATTGGCGGCGACCGGGTAATCCGCCTGATCAGGATCGCAGTTGGTATCGACGACGCCGACGATCGGGATCTTGAGGCGGCGGGCCTCGGCGACGGCATTGTGTTCGCGCTTGAGGTCCACGATCAGGAGGGCGGAGGGCATCTTCTGGGCCATGAGGCGGATGCCGTCCAGGTTCTTGCACATGCGGCCGGCTTCCCGGCGCAACATGGACTGCTCCTGTTTCACGTAGTTCAGGATCGACCCGTCAGCCTCCATCTTCTCGATGTGGCGAAGCCGTTCGAGGGACTTCTTGAGGGTGGAGAAATTGGTGAGCGTACCTCCGAGCCAGCGCTCGATGACGTACATGGCGCCGCTGGCGGTGGCGGCTTCCTTGACGGCGACCTGGGCCTGTTTCTTGGTGCCGACGAACAGGATTTCGCCCCCCTGGCGGGCCGTATCCTCCAGGAACCGGCAGGCCGCCTCGATCTGGGTGACGGTCTGGCTGAGATCGATGATGTGAATGCCGTTGCGGGCCTCGAAGATGTAGGGCTTCATCTTCGGGTTCCAACGCCGGGTCTGATGTCCGAAATGAACACCGGCCTCCAACAATTCCTTGATGCCTGGGTACTGCACGTTTGTTCCTGATAGTCAGCCGCCGCATCCTTTCTGATGCGACCGCCATCCCGCGAGCCGCGGGATTCGATTCATTGCGATTATGGCCTCCGGGTCGCCTCGGATCCGGAACTTTAAGGCCGTTCCCCCCGACGCCCGCTCCGGGCGAAAGGGAGGCGGAGGCTATCAGGGCCGCACATGAGGGCAATAGCGAAGTGGAGATGTGGAAGTTGGTTCTTGAACCGGCCCGCTCGCGCGTCTTTAGGATGGGCAACCTCAAGGGACCGCCAATGCACGGGGCTGAACACCAGATCGATGCCGGAGGGGCCGAGGACCTTCTGCCGTTGGTGTACGAGGACTTGAGGCGGCTGGCGGCGGTGAAGCTGGATGGGGAGGTTCCGGGTCAGACCCTGCAACCGACGGCGCTGGTGCATGAGGTCTGGCTGCGGCTTTCCAGCGAGAACCATCCCTGGGCCAACCGGCGGCAGTTCTTCGCGGCGGCGGCCGAAGCGATGCGGCGGATCCTGATCGAGCGGGCCCGGAAGCGGCGTCGGGTGAAGCATGGGGGCAAGCTGCGGCGCACAACGGTGGACGATCTGGACCTGGCGGCGACCACGAACGATGACGAAACGATCCTGCGGGTGAGCGACGCGGTGGAGCGGCTGGCGGTTCAGGATCCAGTGGGAGCGGAGTTGATCCGGCTGCGGTTTTTTGCGGGGCTGTCGAATGTGGAGGCGGCGGAGCTGATGGGGATGTCGGAGCGCTCCGGCAAGCGCGCCTGGGCGTACGCCCGCGCCTGGCTCTACGAGGAGTTGCGCCGCGAAGCCTGAGGAGCCGGGGGGGCGGGAAGGGGCCAATCCCGGGAATCGTGGCCCGTAAGGACTCGAAACGGCGCGCCTAGGTACCGGGGCCAGGCAGACACCCATGTCCAACTCGAATCGCGAAAAGGAACTGTTCGAACATGCGGTGGAACTGGACTCCCCGGCGGAGAGGGCCGGGTTCCTGAAGGAGGCTTGCGGGGCGGACCTGGATCTGCGGCAGCGGGTGGAGGCGTTGCTGGCTGTCAGCGATGCGGCAGCGGGATTCCTCCCGGGGCAACCCGGAGGAGCCAGGGACCCAAGCTCCGCGGAGGGTGTCGTGGGCAAGACGATTGCCGGACGCTACAAGGTGCTGGAGCCGATCGGCGAGGGAGGGTTCGGAGTGGTGTATATGGCCGAGCAGACGGCGCCGATCCGACGTCGGGTCGCGCTCAAGATCATCAAGCCCGGCATGGATTCCCGGCAGGTGATCGGACGCTTCGAGGCGGAGCGCCAGGCCCTGGCGATGATGAACGATCCGAACATCGCCCAGGTGCTCGATGCGGGAGCCACGGAGAAGGGACACCCGTTCTTCGTGATGGAGCTGGTTCGCGGCATTCCGATCACGCAGTTCTGCGCGGAGCGGGAGCTGGACCTCGAGGCGCGACTGACCTTGTTCGTGAAGGTGTGTTCCGCGGTGCAGCATGCCCACCAGAAGGGGATCATTCACCGCGACCTCAAGCCGGCCAATATCCTGGTGACCCTGCACGGGGAGGAGCCGGTGCCGAAGGTCATCGACTTCGGCATCGCCAAGGCGATGCACGAACCGCTGACGGACAAGACGCTCTTCACCCACTTCCAGCAGTTTCTCGGCACGCCGGCCTACATGAGTCCGGAACAGGCCTCCCTGAGCGGATTGGATGTGGATACGCGGAGCGACATCTACAGCCTCGGTGTGCTCCTCTATGAACTGGTGACCGGAGGCCCGCCCTTCGATGCCAAGTCCCTTCTGGGCTCGGGTTGGGAGGCCATGCGCAAGACCCTCTGCGAACGGGAACCGGAGCGGCCCTCCACCCGCCTCCGCCGGGCGACGCATGGCGCGGCCAACGTCCGCGGTATCCGATGCCACGCGCGGCTGGCCAGGGAACTGGACCTGATCGTCCTCAAGGCGCTCGAGAAGGATCGCGAGCGGCGTTACCCCACGGCCAACGGGCTCGCGGCCGACGTCCGGCGGTTCCTCCAGCAGGAACCGGTCACCGCCATGCCGCCGAGCCTCACCTATCAACTCGCCAAGCTCGGCCGCCGCCATCGCAAGGCGGTCGTCACCGGCATGGCCTTCGGAGTGGTGCTGCTGATGGCAGCCTTGACCGGCACCGGGCTGGCCATCCGTGCCCGACAGGCCGAAACCGTCGCCATTCGGGAGGCGGAGGCGGCGCGGAATGTGTCCGAGTTTCTCTGGAAGGAACTCCTCCGGCCGCTCACGCCCTGGAGTCACACCAACCCCGGGGTCTCCCTCAAAGCCGCGTTCGACGCCGCCTCAGACAGTATTCCGGCCCGGCTCCAGGGGCAGCCGCTGGCCGAGGCGGCCATCCGGCTTTCGTTCGCCCGCGCCCACCTGGGGCTGGCGGAGTGGGACCGGGCCGAGACGAACCTGATGCGGGCCCTGGCACTTCAGCGGGCGCACGCCGGGACATGGGATGAGCGGACCGCGGACGTCCTTTTCCAGGCGGGCACCCTGCGTGAGTTCCAGAGTCGCTGGGTGGATGCCGAGGCGGCCTTCGAGGAGGCCGCAGCCATTCGTGCGCAAATATTCGGTCCTGACCATCCCGAGCCTGTCGTCGCGCGGGCCAAGGCCGCCTTGAACCGCGCGCGTCAACTGCCCGCCGATCGGGCCGAGCCGGTGCTTTCCCGCGCTTCGGAGGACCTGATGCGGTTCGTGGGCGCGGCCCATCATGTCCACCGGTCCATCCTCAACAGGCTGGGCGAGCTTCACCTGAAAGGGGGGCGGCCGGAGCAAGCCTGGGACCTCTTCGAGCAGACGCGTCGGCTGGCCCAGGAAGAGGAAGGCGACCTGAGCAGCGGCGTCCTCTGGA
This region includes:
- a CDS encoding type II toxin-antitoxin system VapC family toxin, which codes for MLYFDTSYLVRLYTRDPGWEEVRALAGTGQIACCLHGRAEIVAAFHRKLREGALLEADMKTLLSELDRDSSAGAFRWLALSPAVIQRLSATYARLPSTLAVRAADAIHLACAAEAGCARVYSNDLRLLTAAPHFGIAGHNIL
- the dnaN gene encoding DNA polymerase III subunit beta, which produces MKLSIGKEHILQGLQAVQNVVGTRTTLPILSNVLLKADDNRLELTATDLDVTISCSVEARVQRPGGTTIPVKKFFGICRELGQLEIDLETDEHNLSTLSAGNSYYRINGLAAQDFPPIPEFADKKHVSLPQEKLRGMLKKTSFAISTDESRYVLNGIFHSFKEHRVTLVSTDGRRLALVEEEVEVEPESHGDFIVPTKAINELSRLLQPSGDVSIRYTDNQVAYELKGDKHPAVRIVSKLVEGTYPNYRQVIPTEFKERVPVIREELLQALRRAEIMTSDKTNSVKLSFTRNNLAITANTPEVGEGRESLAINYAGADIAIAFNPVYLMDPLKALDSDEVYIEISDDLSPGVVKTNSPFLYVIMPMRMA
- a CDS encoding cytochrome c biogenesis protein ResB, which codes for MMQAFLKSFASLRLTLVLLVLSVILVFFGTMAQEPLGLYIAQSRFFQSVFVDGASMWASIKKTLQMMGVYLPPSTAADVLHARYFPVFPGGYLLGSLLLINLIAAHSVRFRFTRKKAGIMLVHSGLILLLLGQFFTEVLARESAMRLTEGQTKAYSEADRRSELAIVESLGSDRDRVVAIPDSKLATGASFQKPELPFRLRVVRYYPNSMLTNRVAVPNAPPVTDGPGTRFAPLELPRVTAMDMRDVPSAVVELIGAQGPIGSYLLTEYFERPQTVTVDGRTFDLSLRLRRIYKDFSLSLIKFRHDKYKGTEIPKNFSSQVRLVNPSTGEDREVLIYMNNPLRYQGLTFYQASFDRLDDRVTILQVVRNPAWLTPYLACVLVGLGLILQFGIHLVAFLRKPPAPATPAAS
- the tsf gene encoding translation elongation factor Ts, whose translation is MAEITAAAVGKLREMTNAGLMDCKKALTEAVGDLDAAVEILRKRGIAQAAKKAGRDAREGVIAQYLTPDGRSGVLAEINCETDFVAKNDTFRAFCEEVARSLVAETAPDLEAQRVAAVAKIGENILIARHTRLDLTGPGLIAAYIHTGAKVGVLLEVGCGKDATVSQEPFKQLVKDITLQIAAAHPTAVDRSGVPADVVAKERDIAAQSDRLKGKPAQAMEKILQGVIDKYYQSVCLLEQAFVKNPDQTVQQHLEGVAKQLDDTLSIRRFHRWQVGEATA
- a CDS encoding glucuronate isomerase codes for the protein MASAASDAPARLLLESTVRRVVLEAPVIDIHTHLYDPAFEALLLWGIDDLLVYHYLVAEAFRYLELPYDAFWRLSKTEQADLVWKVLFADRSPLSEAARGVLTILHRLGIEPRKNDLPALRRWFADWKVGDYVTRCLDLARVRQIYMTNSPFDPLERPVWEASFPRDPRFVAALRIDPLLVAWPSAAEQLRHWGYLEQATLDAKAFDGARRFLADWTRRMAARYVMVSLPPDFRYPHNDATATLIDQVVLPFCRESGLPFALMLGVKRAVNPALQLAGDGVGRSDLTALENLCSAHPDVRFLTTVLSRENQHELVVLARKFRNLHVFGCWWFTNIPETIGEMTSMRLELLGLSFTPQHSDARVLDQVIYKWEHSRQILADALARKYSDLAASGWWASETEIRRDVGELLGGAFQRFCGQPTAATP
- a CDS encoding cysteine desulfurase → MYLDYNATTPLDPAVREAVLTGLDLAWGNPSSIHHVGRHARALLDDARDRIAVVLGCKPSELVFTSGGTEANNLAIFGTVRPLARTRPPHLICSPTEHPAVLHTFHHLARQEACSLTLLPVDAAGRVDPASVAAALRPDTALVSVMTANNETGVLQPVSEIGRLCRQHGIPFHTDAVQSFGKLPWHGLEALEADLVTLCAHKLHGPRGAGLLYCRSPRSLEPQLLGGAHEYERRAGTENLPAILGMAEAIERFVPDPVFNPSRLGPLSSRLAAALRPLPGVTLHTPPGAALANTLAFTVEGTDSLALLAAMDLVGICASSGSACSVGSLEPSHVLLAMGVPRPRAAALVRFSLGRDTTATDIDSVAAVLPSILAQATAQ
- a CDS encoding type II toxin-antitoxin system prevent-host-death family antitoxin; the protein is MKTVTLRELHARTGEWVREASRCGQIVVTDNGRPIARIVPEPEEAGLPYFADRKASEAFRRFDQSGKAGLGPDVTRIISEDREDPA
- the rpsB gene encoding 30S ribosomal protein S2, with translation MQYPGIKELLEAGVHFGHQTRRWNPKMKPYIFEARNGIHIIDLSQTVTQIEAACRFLEDTARQGGEILFVGTKKQAQVAVKEAATASGAMYVIERWLGGTLTNFSTLKKSLERLRHIEKMEADGSILNYVKQEQSMLRREAGRMCKNLDGIRLMAQKMPSALLIVDLKREHNAVAEARRLKIPIVGVVDTNCDPDQADYPVAANDDAIRSVRLILNTLTQAIARGRAEFEAKYARRKTLDSTEAAAPAATPPQPDTPAAPEATPPPAESASSLPSPVAAPVAEQPASPAVA